In Uranotaenia lowii strain MFRU-FL chromosome 2, ASM2978415v1, whole genome shotgun sequence, one genomic interval encodes:
- the LOC129741755 gene encoding uncharacterized protein LOC129741755 has product MQALWKHQIDWDTPLPAAFQEEWREFQTQIGELSKLIVPRFALSLRKSTKIEIHGFCDASEAAYGSCLYLRSIAPDGSCTVRLLTAKSRVAPIDNKSIPRLELCGALLLAHQLENTTEIIDIKATIYLWTDSAVVLCWLSAPPSSWQAFVANRVAEIQELTPHATWNHVPSEDNPADLLSRGLDLVDLSNSSLWWNGPKWLATQSEPWPTKFKVKENAHQSAPEYNPRKAVALAATISPEEEEFTAQFSSLNQLIYVAAWGLRFAHNIRSLPNQGRSGPLTVDEKHSALLKIVGHIQSENFKIEIAALQNDKPLAFSSKLRYLKPKLIDGLIRVGGRLHYAPIAIDAKHPLILPKKHPFTDLIARSEHLRTLHGGPQLLLATIRQRFWPLGGRDLVRRIVHTCVTCTRAKPHTIVQQMGNLPADRITSSFVFENVGVDFAGPMYIRSGIRRVTATKAYVAVFVCLATKAVQLELVMSLTTPAFVAALERFIANHGKPSNIYCDNAKNFRGACNQLAQLKKLFLSEQHKDAVRNFCRKDDIQFHFIPPRSPSFGGLWEACVKSMKFHLRRIVGNAKLDCEEFITALAKVQASLNSRPITPLSTDPSDLQALTPGHFVIGRPINSLPEPDRTDIPPSKLAKWQRVQQISQHFWKRWQCEYLTTLQQTYRWTTATKNLAVGSMVIIKEENLPPLKWQLARVVAVHPGDDGLVRVATVETANGRFTRSIHKLCLLPIEVDKDHLPPVRHSSTAAGAEENDETEQGEDVSSTAGNTKQ; this is encoded by the coding sequence ATGCAAGCATTGTGGAAGCATCAGATTGATTGGGACACACCACTGCCAGCAGCATTTCAAGAAGAGTGGCGTGAATTCCAGACTCAAATTGGGGAACTTTCGAAACTAATTGTACCCAGATTTGCTCTATCGCTAAGAAAGTCAACAAAAATCGAGATCCATGGTTTCTGCGATGCATCAGAGGCTGCTTACGGGTCGTGTCTATATCTGCGTTCAATTGCACCGGATGGGTCATGCACTGTTAGATTGCTCACAGCCAAATCCCGAGTTGCACCCATCGATAACAAGTCCATACCCCGATTAGAGCTGTGCGGAGCTCTACTACTTGCACATCAATTAGAGAACACAACGGAAATCATCGATATCAAGGCGACAATCTATCTTTGGACAGATTCGGCAGTTGTGCTTTGCTGGCTCTCGGCTCCACCGTCGTCATGGCAAGCATTCGTCGCCAACAGAGTGGCAGAGATCCAGGAACTAACACCCCATGCGACATGGAATCATGTACCCAGCGAGGATAACCCAGCCGATCTTTTATCCCGTGGTCTAGACTTGGTTGATTTGTCTAATTCTTCTCTGTGGTGGAACGGACCAAAGTGGTTGGCAACCCAAAGTGAACCCTggccaacaaaatttaaagtcaaagAGAATGCTCATCAAAGTGCTCCTGAATATAACCCGAGGAAGGCTGTAGCCCTAGCAGCGACCATCTCCCCCGAAGAAGAAGAATTTACTGCGCAATTTTCATCACTGAACCAATTGATCTACGTGGCAGCCTGGGGGTTGCGATTCGCCCACAACATTCGCTCATTACCCAATCAAGGTCGTTCAGGTCCACTCACCGTCGATGAAAAACACTCCGCATTGCTGAAAATAGTCGGTCACATCCAAagtgaaaacttcaaaattgaaatagCGGCTCTACAGAATGATAAACCGTTAGCGTTTTCGTCGAAACTTCGCTACTTGAAACCGAAACTAATCGATGGACTTATTCGAGTGGGAGGTCGTCTTCATTATGCTCCCATCGCCATTGATGCCAAACATCCACTGATTTTGCCCAAGAAACATCCCTTCACAGACTTAATCGCCCGGTCAGAACACCTAAGAACTCTCCATGGTGGCCCACAATTACTTCTTGCCACAATCCGACAACGTTTTTGGCCACTAGGCGGTCGTGACCTAGTTCGACGAATTGTCCACACCTGCGTAACTTGTACCCGTGCGAAACCCCATACCATAGTGCAGCAAATGGGCAACTTACCAGCCGATAGAATCACAAGCAGCTTCGTTTTCGAAAATGTCGGCGTAGATTTCGCTGGCCCAATGTACATTCGTTCTGGCATCCGCCGAGTAACAGCTACCAAGGCGTATGTGGCTGTATTCGTATGCCTAGCCACGAAGGCTGTCCAGCTGGAATTAGTCATGAGCTTAACCACCCCCGCATTTGTGGCCGCTCTTGAGAGATTCATTGCGAACCACGGAAAACCTTCCAATATCTATTGCGACAATGCCAAAAACTTTCGAGGAGCATGCAATCAACTAGCCCAGCTCAAAAAACTGTTCCTTTCTGAGCAACATAAGGATGCGGTTCGAAACTTCTGTCGAAAGGACGACATTCAGTTCCACTTTATTCCTCCGAGGTCACCGTCGTTTGGGGGTCTGTGGGAGGCCTGTgtgaaatctatgaaattccACCTGAGACGCATTGTGGGGAATGCGAAATTGGATTGCGAAGAGTTCATCACCGCCCTGGCTAAGGTGCAAGCCAGTCTCAACTCTCGTCCAATCACGCCCTTGTCAACTGATCCGTCAGACCTACAAGCATTGACTCCGGGTCACTTCGTCATTGGTCGGCCAATAAATTCCTTACCTGAGCCAGACAGAACAGACATCCCACCCAGCAAGCTTGCCAAATGGCAACGAGTGCAGCAGATTTCCCAGCATTTCTGGAAGCGGTGGCAATGCGAATATTTGACGACACTACAGCAGACTTACCGTTGGACCACTGCTACAAAGAATCTGGCAGTTGGCTCAATGGTGATCATCAAAGAAGAGAACCTGCCACCCCTCAAGTGGCAACTAGCACGAGTTGTAGCTGTGCACCCAGGTGATGACGGCCTGGTGCGAGTAGCTACAGTTGAAACAGCGAACGGGCGATTCACACGATCCATTCACAAATTGTGTCTGCTTCCCATTGAAGTGGACAAGGATCACCTACCGCCGGTCCGGCATTCCAGCACGGCGGCCGGCGCAGAAGAAAACGACGAAACAGAACAAGGCGAGGATGTCAGCTCCACAGCTGGCAACACAAAGCAATAA
- the LOC129741756 gene encoding uncharacterized protein LOC129741756, which translates to MSDEEGRDLIVAKLRQRLSNLMESMSLLEIFLNKYKPEDHQCQAQVRLDKLEEYHRTFFEVAAELESYSSKSEVISVQKERFKFETYYFNFKVALQSKLPKQQSGPIPPAPPLPQGTSAPTGSHIRYPELPLLKFSGRPEDWVSFRDSFYAGVASRPEIRGVDKLQYLKSLVQGEASRLIGHIEVSEEGYNTAWKLLIRRYESQRRLVFCHIQGLHDTPAMQRESSDELLKLIDSFEEHLANLRRLGEPVDQWSSRLVFDLYIRVDPNTKREWDRHCNAIDSREYSDSTTKKEFEGDTMPSYEDFLGFLQGYAKVLPTSRQYSSSSKFEQNPRASSSVRVASHFTSGSDRSNTTSNGCYQCGQMHYIYQCPEFLHLSLRQKYDLINSKGLCTNCLCTTKHTFHSCPSRNCSKCPQKHNTLLHDSRADQQRGSNYSSGQQNRQFSGQQQQRGSQSQQGAIHQGAGQQSANSQSASQQGVSFSATPAIQASYTSQTNQSPQQVVLLPTAFANVEDGQGKILRTRCLLDSGSQCHFISHDLCQKLKLPRRRTPFPIVISGIGKSSTKATNYVSVEISSLHSDFRVKLQVLVLPDITVKLPIEDVPIADWPIPEQTTLAIPTFHKSSTVDIIVGAEYFFRILQYGRIELGDGLPLLQNTLLGWVVSGGFGKDFTQKALCNLSRSKTLDDMVKRFWHLETSHDLRGWSLDEKACEKHFVDNTVRNSEGRYVVKLPKRTDLVGRLRDNRFNAERRFYLLERKLQATPELKVQYLQFMAEYETLGHMREINDEEQSDTPQYFLPHHAVLRPESTTTKLRTVFDASCKSKSGLSLNDVLLPGPTIQDTLVAIILRFRMFPYVVAADITKMYRQILVDPTDQPLQRILWRQFPDEPLKTYQLLTVTYGTNCAPFLATRVLKQLAEDEATNYPLAAAVVHKGFYMDDVLTGSREVQELKETVKQLDELMKSAGFKLAKWASNCTEVLREIPLQNKREEEELELDHESSVTTLGL; encoded by the coding sequence ATGAGCGACGAAGAAGGAAGGGATTTGATCGTTGCTAAACTCCGTCAGCGGCTCTCAAACTTGATGGAGTCTATGTCgcttttggaaattttcctgAACAAATACAAACCGGAGGATCACCAATGTCAGGCTCAGGTAAGGTTAGATAAACTTGAAGAATACCACCGTACATTTTTTGAAGTCGCAGCCGAACTGGAATCCTATTCTTCCAAATCCGAGGTCATTTCGGTTCAGAAAGAGCGCTTCAAGTTTGAAACATATTATTTCAACTTCAAAGTGGCTTTGCAATCAAAACTCCCCAAGCAACAATCTGGCCCCATTCCACCGGCTCCGCCTCTTCCCCAAGGAACTTCTGCCCCCACAGGCTCCCACATTCGCTATCCCGAACTGCCTCTCCTGAAATTCAGTGGTCGACCGGAAGATTGGGTTTCTTTCCGTGATAGTTTCTACGCTGGTGTTGCAAGTCGTCCGGAAATCAGAGGTGTGGACAAGTTGCAGTATCTTAAAAGTCTTGTGCAAGGTGAAGCTTCCCGTTTGATCGGCCACATTGAAGTGAGCGAAGAGGGCTACAACACGGCTTGGAAACTGCTGATTCGCCGATATGAAAGCCAACGTCGTTtagttttttgtcatattcaagGTCTTCATGACACTCCAGCAATGCAGAGAGAGAGCAGTGATGAGCTTTTAAAATTAATCGACAGTTTTGAGGAGCATTTGGCAAATCTTCGCAGACTTGGAGAACCAGTCGATCAGTGGAGTTCTCGTTTAGTTTTTGATCTCTACATTCGTGTTGATCCCAACACAAAGCGCGAGTGGGACCGACATTGCAATGCGATCGACTCCAGGGAATACAGTGATAGTACAACGAAGAAGGAATTTGAAGGAGATACTATGCCATCTTATGAAGATTTTCTTGGCTTTTTACAAGGGTATGCGAAAGTTCTTCCTACGTCCAGACAATATTCTTCTTCTTCCAAATTCGAGCAAAATCCAAGAGCTAGCAGCTCCGTTCGTGTAGCTTCGCATTTCACATCTGGTTCTGATCGGTCAAATACTACATCAAATGGGTGCTATCAATGTGGCCAAATGCACTACATCTATCAATGCCCTGAGTTCCTCCATCTATCTCTTCGGCAAAAATATGATCTTATCAACAGCAAGGGTTTGTGTACTAATTGCCTATGTACGACGAAACACACGTTTCATTCATGTCCTTCACGAAATTGTAGCAAATGTCCGCAGAAACACAACACTCTTCTTCATGATTCTCGAGCCGATCAACAGCGTGGTTCCAATTATTCGTCTGGTCAACAAAACAGGCAATTTAGCGGGCAGCAACAACAGCGCGGAAGCCAGAGTCAGCAAGGTGCGATTCATCAAGGTGCAGGTCAACAAAGTGCAAATTCCCAAAGTGCAAGTCAACAAGGTGTTTCATTTTCCGCTACTCCAGCAATCCAAGCGTCCTACACTTCCCAAACAAATCAGTCTCCGCAACAAGTCGTTCTGCTACCAACTGCGTTTGCCAATGTAGAGGACGGACAAGGCAAAATTCTACGAACAAGGTGTTTACTCGATTCAGGTTCACAGTGTCATTTTATCTCCCACGATCTATGTCAGAAATTAAAACTACCTCGCCGAAGAACCCCATTCCCGATTGTTATTTCTGGCATTGGAAAATCGAGTACCAAGGCTACAAATTACGTCAGCGTAGAAATTTCCTCCTTGCATTCCGACTTCCGTGTTAAATTACAAGTGTTGGTGCTCCCAGATATCACAGTAAAATTGCCAATAGAGGATGTTCCCATCGCAGATTGGCCTATTCCTGAACAGACAACACTCGCTATTCCTACATTTCACAAGTCTAGTACGGTTGATATAATTGTTGGTGCTGAGTATTTCTTCCGCATTCTTCAGTACGGTCGTATAGAACTCGGTGACGGATTACCTCTTTTGCAAAACACCTTATTAGGGTGGGTCGTCTCCGGAGGTTTCGGAAAGGATTTTACCCAAAAGGCTCTTTGCAATCTCAGCCGCTCTAAGACGTTAGATGACATGGTGAAACGATTTTGGCATTTGGAGACCAGTCATGATCTTCGAGGATGGTCCTTGGATGAAAAAGCTTGCGAAAAGCATTTTGTTGACAACACAGTGCGGAATTCGGAAGGTCGGTATGTGGTAAAGCTCCCTAAAAGAACAGATCTGGTTGGTCGTCTTCGGGACAACCGGTTTAATGCGGAACGTCGATTTTATTTGTTGGAACGCAAATTGCAGGCTACTCCAGAGTTAAAGGTACAATATCTCCAATTTATGGCCGAATATGAGACTCTTGGGCACATGAGAGAAATCAACGATGAAGAACAAAGTGACACACCCCAATATTTTCTACCGCATCATGCTGTTTTACGCCCTGAGAGTACAACAACGAAATTGAGGACAGTTTTCGACGCATCGTGTAAATCCAAGTCGGGTCTTTCTCTTAACGATGTTCTTTTACCTGGACCAACTATTCAAGACACACTTGTGGCAATAATTTTGAGGTTCCGGATGTTTCCCTACGTTGTAGCAGCCGACATTACCAAAATGTATCGGCAAATTCTAGTCGACCCCACAGATCAGCCGCTACAGAGAATCCTATGGCGGCAATTTCCCGACGAGCCCTTGAAGACATATCAGCTTTTAACTGTTACCTACGGCACTAACTGTGCGCCTTTCCTAGCCACCAGAGTGCTGAAGCAGCTAGCAGAAGACGAGGCTACTAATTATCCCTTGGCCGCAGCAGTCGTACACAAGGGATTTTATATGGACGATGTCCTCACCGGAAGTCGAGAAGTGCAGGAGTTGAAAGAAACCGTCAAACAGCTTGACGAGTTGATGAAGTCGGCAGGCTTCAAATTAGCAAAATGGGCATCTAATTGCACGGAAGTGCTTCGAGAAATCCCTCTACAAAACAAGCGAGAGGAAGAAGAGCTGGAGCTAGACCATGAAAGCTCTGTTACCACTCTTGGATTGTGA